From a region of the Alosa sapidissima isolate fAloSap1 chromosome 9, fAloSap1.pri, whole genome shotgun sequence genome:
- the LOC121718808 gene encoding NACHT, LRR and PYD domains-containing protein 3-like isoform X9 has protein sequence MSSSEKEDHDSESLCPKKKKKRRSHSPTPSCVSMKSDRSKDWPVKFKEGDSSTGHPKKKRRSHSPTPSCVSMKSDRSKDWPVKFKEGDSSTGHPKKKRRSHSPTPSYVSMKSDRSKDWPVKFKEGDSSTGHPKKKRRSHSPTPSCMSMKSDQSKDWPVKFKEGDSSTGHPKKKKRSHSPTPSCVSMKSDRSKDWPVKFKEGDSSTGHPKKKRRSHSPTPSYVSMKSDRSKDWPVKFKEGDSSTGHPKKKKRSHSPTPSCVSMKSDRSKDWPVKFIEGDSSTGQFQPGQVKYVEVQQIHKSHLRKKFQCLIEGITQQGDTRLLQEIYTELYITEGGGGEVNDEHEVRQIERASWRKAAHGRSIKSNDIFKPLSGQDKVIRTVLTKGVAGIGKTVSVQKFILDWAEGTANQDVHFIFPLPFRELNLMKEKKFSLVDLIQHFSSEIKDSRVFASSKHRIMFIFDGLDECRLPLDFRSNPRCCDVTEPASMDVLLTNLIRGNLLPSALLWITTRPAAANQIPSECVDQVTEIKGFNDPQKEEYFRRQLSDENLASRTITHLKSSRSLYIMCHIPVFCWISATVVERTSEESESLEMPRTLTQMYTRFLIIQTNMKKYKYTERKETDEEVIFKLGKLAFQQLEKGNLIFYVDDLRECGIDVTEASVYSGVCTQIFREESGLYQGKVFSFVHLSIQEFLGASYVFLCFSNRQRNMPDQQQTPQLSALFRDATLHDLHKTAVDLALQSENGHLDLFLRFLLGLSLESNQILLKHMLPLSSSQSDSSEPTVQYIKQKIRDQSSSDRRINLFYCLNELNHHAVVEEKRSSGTLGVDMLLPGEWEIRRFELKMSEEQLAEFDLQKYIKTPEKDQTELLSPDDVLQRLVPVVTTSTLAELIRCKLTEKSCSYLASALTAHSSSLRLLDLSYNVLLDSGVELLCSALCHQNCKLEELKLTECDLTEKSCSYLVSALTSHSSSLRLLNLSENELLDSGVELLCSALCHQNCKLEKLELFQCHLTEKSCSYLTSALTSHSSSLRQLHLSGNELLDSGVELLSSALCHQNCQLEELHLIGCNLTDKSCSYLASALT, from the exons ATGAGTTCCAGTGAAAAAGAAGACCATGATTCTGAGTCGCTGTG tccaaaaaagaaaaagaagaggaggTCACACTCCCCTACACCCAGttgtgtgtccatgaagagtgatCGATCTAAGGATTGGCCAGTCAAATTTAAAGAGGGAGACTCATCTACTGGACA TCCAAAAAAGAAGAGGAGGTCACACTCCCCTACACCCAGttgtgtgtccatgaagagtgatCGATCTAAGGATTGGCCAGTCAAATTTAAAGAGGGAGACTCATCTACTGGACA TCCAAAAAAGAAGAGGAGGTCACACTCCCCTACACCCAGTTAtgtgtccatgaagagtgatCGATCTAAGGATTGGCCAGTCAAATTTAAAGAGGGAGACTCATCTACTGGACA TCCAAAAAAGAAGAGGAGGTCACACTCCCCTACACCCAGTTGTATGTCCATGAAGAGTGATCAATCTAAGGATTGGCCAGTCAAATTTAAAGAGGGAGACTCATCTACTGGACA TccaaaaaagaagaagaggtCACACTCCCCTACACCCAGttgtgtgtccatgaagagtgatCGATCTAAGGATTGGCCAGTCAAATTTAAAGAGGGAGACTCATCTACTGGACA TCCAAAAAAGAAGAGGAGGTCACACTCCCCTACACCCAGTTAtgtgtccatgaagagtgatCGATCTAAGGATTGGCCAGTCAAATTTAAAGAGGGAGACTCATCTACTGGACA TccaaaaaagaagaagaggtCACACTCCCCTACACCCAGttgtgtgtccatgaagagtgatCGATCTAAGGATTGGCCAGTCAAATTTATAGAGGGAGACTCATCTACTGGACA ATTCCAACCAGGTCAAGTAAAATATGTGGAAGTGCAGCAGATTCACAAATCCCACCTGCGGAAGAAGTTTCAGTGTCTGATTGAGGGAATCACGCAGCAGGGAGACACCAGACTCCTCCAGGAGATCTACACAGAGCTCTACATcacagaggggggaggaggagaggtcaaTGATGAACATGAggtcagacagatagagagggcATCCTGGAGAAAAGCAGCACATGGCAGATCCATCAAAAGTAATGACATCTTTAAACCATTATCTGGGCAAGACAAAGTAATCAGAACAGTTCTGACAAAGGGAGTGGCTGGCATTGGAAAAACGGTATCTGTGCAGAAGTTCATTCTGGACTGGGCTGAAggaacagccaatcaggatgtcCACTTCATATTTCCTCTTCCTTTCCGGGAGCTGAACCTGATGAAGGAGAAAAAATTCAGTCTGGTGGATCTCATTCAGCACTTCTCCTCAGAAATAAAAGATTCAAGAGTCTTCGCCAGTTCCAAGCACAGAATCATGTTCATCTTTGATGGTCTGGATGAGTGTCGACTTCCTCTAGATTTCCGCTCCAACCCAAGGTGTTGTGATGTGACAGAGCCAGCCTCAATGGACGTGCTGCTGACAAACCTCATCCGGGGGAATCTGCTtccctctgctcttctctggATCACCACCCGACCAGCTGCAGCAAATCAGATCCCTTCTGAATGCGTGGACCAGGTGACAGAAATAAAAGGATTCAACGACCCACAGAAAGAGGAATACTTCAGGAGACAACTTAGTGATGAGAACCTGGCTAGCAGAACCATCACACACCTGAAGTCATCCAGGAGCCTCTACATCATGTGCCACATTCCAGTCTTCTGCTGGATTTCAGCCACTGTTGTAGAGAGAACATCAGAGGAATCAGAGAGTTTAGAAATGCCAAGGACTCTGACTCAGATGTACACACGCTTCCTAATCATCCAGACAAACATGAAAAAGTACAagtacacagagagaaaagagacagatgaAGAGGTGATTTTCAAACTGGGGAAACTGGCCTTCCAACAGCTGGAGAAGGGCAATCTGATATTCTATGTGGATGACCTGAGAGAGTGTGGCATTGATGTCACAGAGGCATCAGTGTATTCAGGTGTGTGTACTCAGATCTTCAGAGAGGAGTCTGGACTGTACCAGGGGAAGGTATTCAGCTTTGTGCATCTGAGCATCCAAGAGTTTCTTGGAGCTTCTTATGTCTTCCTGTGCTTTAGCAACAGGCAGAGAAACATGCCTGACCAACAGCAAACCCCTCAGCTCTCTGCTCTGTTCAGAGATGCAACACTTCATGACCTACACAAGACCGCAGTGGACTTGGCCTTACAAAGTGAAAATGGACACCTGGACCTTTTCCTCCGCTTCCTTCTGGGCCTCTCACTGGAGTCCAATCAGATTCTCTTAAAGCACATGCTGCCACTGAGCAGTAGCCAATCAGATAGCTCAGAGCCAACAGTCCAGTATATCAAACAGAAGATCAGAGATCAGAGTAGCTCGGACAGAAGAATCAACCTGTTCTACTGTCTGAATGAGCTGAATCACCACGCTGTAGTGGAGGAGAAAAGGAGCTCAGGAACTCTGGGTGTAGACATGCTCTTACCAGGGGAGTGGGAGATTAGGAGATTTGAATTAAAGATGTCAGAagagcagctggctgagtttgatCTGCAGAAGTACATAAAGACTCCAGAGAAAGATCAGACTGAACTCCTCAGTCCAGATGATGTTCTTCAGAGGCTGGTGCCAGTGGTCACAACATCCACATTAGCTGA GCTGATTCGATGTAAACTGACAGAGAAGAGCTGTTCTTATCTGGCCTCTGCTCTGACCGCACACTCCTCAAGTCTCAGACTGCTGGACCTGAGTTACAATGTGCTGCTGGACTCAGGAGTGGAACTTTTATGTTCTGCActttgtcatcaaaactgcaaaCTGGAGGAACTAAA GTTGACTGAATGTGATCTGACAGAGAAGAGCTGTTCCTATCTGGTCTCTGCTCTGACCTCACACTCCTCAAGTCTCAGACTGCTGAACCTGAGTGAGAATGAGCTGCTGGACTCAGGAGTGGAACTGTTATGTTCTGCTctttgtcatcaaaactgcaaaCTGGAGAAACTTGA GCTGTTTCAGTGTCATCTGACAGAGAAGAGCTGTTCTTATCTGACCTCTGCTCTGACCTCACACTCCTCAAGTCTCAGACAGCTGCACCTGAGTGGCAATGAGCTGCTGGACTCAGGAGTGGAACTTTTATCTTCTGCTCTGTGTCATCAAAACTGCCAACTGGAGGAACTACA
- the LOC121718808 gene encoding NACHT, LRR and PYD domains-containing protein 3-like isoform X7: protein MSSSEKEDHDSESLCPKKKKKRRSHSPTPSCVSMKSDRSKDWPVKFKEGDSSTGHPKKKRRSHSPTPSCVSMKSDRSKDWPVKFKEGDSSTGHPKKKRRSHSPTPSYVSMKSDRSKDWPVKFKEGDSSTGHPKKKRRSHSPTPSCMSMKSDQSKDWPVKFKEGDSSTGHPKKKKRSHSPTPSCVSMKSDRSKDWPVKFKEGDSSTGHPKKKRRSHSPTPSYVSMKSDRSKDWPVKFKEGDSSTGHPKKKKRSHSPTPSCVSMKSDRSKDWPVKFIEGDSSTGQFQPGQVKYVEVQQIHKSHLRKKFQCLIEGITQQGDTRLLQEIYTELYITEGGGGEVNDEHEVRQIERASWRKAAHGRSIKSNDIFKPLSGQDKVIRTVLTKGVAGIGKTVSVQKFILDWAEGTANQDVHFIFPLPFRELNLMKEKKFSLVDLIQHFSSEIKDSRVFASSKHRIMFIFDGLDECRLPLDFRSNPRCCDVTEPASMDVLLTNLIRGNLLPSALLWITTRPAAANQIPSECVDQVTEIKGFNDPQKEEYFRRQLSDENLASRTITHLKSSRSLYIMCHIPVFCWISATVVERTSEESESLEMPRTLTQMYTRFLIIQTNMKKYKYTERKETDEEVIFKLGKLAFQQLEKGNLIFYVDDLRECGIDVTEASVYSGVCTQIFREESGLYQGKVFSFVHLSIQEFLGASYVFLCFSNRQRNMPDQQQTPQLSALFRDATLHDLHKTAVDLALQSENGHLDLFLRFLLGLSLESNQILLKHMLPLSSSQSDSSEPTVQYIKQKIRDQSSSDRRINLFYCLNELNHHAVVEEKRSSGTLGVDMLLPGEWEIRRFELKMSEEQLAEFDLQKYIKTPEKDQTELLSPDDVLQRLVPVVTTSTLAELIRCKLTEKSCSYLASALTAHSSSLRLLDLSYNVLLDSGVELLCSALCHQNCKLEELKLTECDLTEKSCSYLVSALTSHSSSLRLLNLSENELLDSGVELLCSALCHQNCKLEKLELFQCHLTEKSCSYLTSALTSHSSSLRQLHLSGNELLDSGVELLSSALCHQNCQLEELQLMGCNLTNKSCSHLVSALTSHSSSLKYLDLSVNDLSESDVEQLIALVKDPHCKLEELQWQY, encoded by the exons ATGAGTTCCAGTGAAAAAGAAGACCATGATTCTGAGTCGCTGTG tccaaaaaagaaaaagaagaggaggTCACACTCCCCTACACCCAGttgtgtgtccatgaagagtgatCGATCTAAGGATTGGCCAGTCAAATTTAAAGAGGGAGACTCATCTACTGGACA TCCAAAAAAGAAGAGGAGGTCACACTCCCCTACACCCAGttgtgtgtccatgaagagtgatCGATCTAAGGATTGGCCAGTCAAATTTAAAGAGGGAGACTCATCTACTGGACA TCCAAAAAAGAAGAGGAGGTCACACTCCCCTACACCCAGTTAtgtgtccatgaagagtgatCGATCTAAGGATTGGCCAGTCAAATTTAAAGAGGGAGACTCATCTACTGGACA TCCAAAAAAGAAGAGGAGGTCACACTCCCCTACACCCAGTTGTATGTCCATGAAGAGTGATCAATCTAAGGATTGGCCAGTCAAATTTAAAGAGGGAGACTCATCTACTGGACA TccaaaaaagaagaagaggtCACACTCCCCTACACCCAGttgtgtgtccatgaagagtgatCGATCTAAGGATTGGCCAGTCAAATTTAAAGAGGGAGACTCATCTACTGGACA TCCAAAAAAGAAGAGGAGGTCACACTCCCCTACACCCAGTTAtgtgtccatgaagagtgatCGATCTAAGGATTGGCCAGTCAAATTTAAAGAGGGAGACTCATCTACTGGACA TccaaaaaagaagaagaggtCACACTCCCCTACACCCAGttgtgtgtccatgaagagtgatCGATCTAAGGATTGGCCAGTCAAATTTATAGAGGGAGACTCATCTACTGGACA ATTCCAACCAGGTCAAGTAAAATATGTGGAAGTGCAGCAGATTCACAAATCCCACCTGCGGAAGAAGTTTCAGTGTCTGATTGAGGGAATCACGCAGCAGGGAGACACCAGACTCCTCCAGGAGATCTACACAGAGCTCTACATcacagaggggggaggaggagaggtcaaTGATGAACATGAggtcagacagatagagagggcATCCTGGAGAAAAGCAGCACATGGCAGATCCATCAAAAGTAATGACATCTTTAAACCATTATCTGGGCAAGACAAAGTAATCAGAACAGTTCTGACAAAGGGAGTGGCTGGCATTGGAAAAACGGTATCTGTGCAGAAGTTCATTCTGGACTGGGCTGAAggaacagccaatcaggatgtcCACTTCATATTTCCTCTTCCTTTCCGGGAGCTGAACCTGATGAAGGAGAAAAAATTCAGTCTGGTGGATCTCATTCAGCACTTCTCCTCAGAAATAAAAGATTCAAGAGTCTTCGCCAGTTCCAAGCACAGAATCATGTTCATCTTTGATGGTCTGGATGAGTGTCGACTTCCTCTAGATTTCCGCTCCAACCCAAGGTGTTGTGATGTGACAGAGCCAGCCTCAATGGACGTGCTGCTGACAAACCTCATCCGGGGGAATCTGCTtccctctgctcttctctggATCACCACCCGACCAGCTGCAGCAAATCAGATCCCTTCTGAATGCGTGGACCAGGTGACAGAAATAAAAGGATTCAACGACCCACAGAAAGAGGAATACTTCAGGAGACAACTTAGTGATGAGAACCTGGCTAGCAGAACCATCACACACCTGAAGTCATCCAGGAGCCTCTACATCATGTGCCACATTCCAGTCTTCTGCTGGATTTCAGCCACTGTTGTAGAGAGAACATCAGAGGAATCAGAGAGTTTAGAAATGCCAAGGACTCTGACTCAGATGTACACACGCTTCCTAATCATCCAGACAAACATGAAAAAGTACAagtacacagagagaaaagagacagatgaAGAGGTGATTTTCAAACTGGGGAAACTGGCCTTCCAACAGCTGGAGAAGGGCAATCTGATATTCTATGTGGATGACCTGAGAGAGTGTGGCATTGATGTCACAGAGGCATCAGTGTATTCAGGTGTGTGTACTCAGATCTTCAGAGAGGAGTCTGGACTGTACCAGGGGAAGGTATTCAGCTTTGTGCATCTGAGCATCCAAGAGTTTCTTGGAGCTTCTTATGTCTTCCTGTGCTTTAGCAACAGGCAGAGAAACATGCCTGACCAACAGCAAACCCCTCAGCTCTCTGCTCTGTTCAGAGATGCAACACTTCATGACCTACACAAGACCGCAGTGGACTTGGCCTTACAAAGTGAAAATGGACACCTGGACCTTTTCCTCCGCTTCCTTCTGGGCCTCTCACTGGAGTCCAATCAGATTCTCTTAAAGCACATGCTGCCACTGAGCAGTAGCCAATCAGATAGCTCAGAGCCAACAGTCCAGTATATCAAACAGAAGATCAGAGATCAGAGTAGCTCGGACAGAAGAATCAACCTGTTCTACTGTCTGAATGAGCTGAATCACCACGCTGTAGTGGAGGAGAAAAGGAGCTCAGGAACTCTGGGTGTAGACATGCTCTTACCAGGGGAGTGGGAGATTAGGAGATTTGAATTAAAGATGTCAGAagagcagctggctgagtttgatCTGCAGAAGTACATAAAGACTCCAGAGAAAGATCAGACTGAACTCCTCAGTCCAGATGATGTTCTTCAGAGGCTGGTGCCAGTGGTCACAACATCCACATTAGCTGA GCTGATTCGATGTAAACTGACAGAGAAGAGCTGTTCTTATCTGGCCTCTGCTCTGACCGCACACTCCTCAAGTCTCAGACTGCTGGACCTGAGTTACAATGTGCTGCTGGACTCAGGAGTGGAACTTTTATGTTCTGCActttgtcatcaaaactgcaaaCTGGAGGAACTAAA GTTGACTGAATGTGATCTGACAGAGAAGAGCTGTTCCTATCTGGTCTCTGCTCTGACCTCACACTCCTCAAGTCTCAGACTGCTGAACCTGAGTGAGAATGAGCTGCTGGACTCAGGAGTGGAACTGTTATGTTCTGCTctttgtcatcaaaactgcaaaCTGGAGAAACTTGA GCTGTTTCAGTGTCATCTGACAGAGAAGAGCTGTTCTTATCTGACCTCTGCTCTGACCTCACACTCCTCAAGTCTCAGACAGCTGCACCTGAGTGGCAATGAGCTGCTGGACTCAGGAGTGGAACTTTTATCTTCTGCTCTGTGTCATCAAAACTGCCAACTGGAGGAACTACA GCTAATGGGCTGTAATCTGACAAATAAGAGCTGCTCACATCTGGTATCTGCTCTGACCTCACACTCCTCAAGTCTCAAATACCTGGACCTGTCAGTCAATGACCTGAGTGAATCAGATGTAGAGCAGCTCATTGCTTTAGTGAAGGACCCACACTGTAAACTGGAGGAATTACA GTGGCAATACTGA